A portion of the Oreochromis niloticus isolate F11D_XX linkage group LG10, O_niloticus_UMD_NMBU, whole genome shotgun sequence genome contains these proteins:
- the stt3a gene encoding dolichyl-diphosphooligosaccharide--protein glycosyltransferase subunit STT3A: MTKLGFLRLSYEKQDTLLKLLILSMAAVLSFSTRLFSVLRFESVIHEFDPYFNYRTTRFLAEEGFYKFHNWFDDRAWYPLGRIIGGTIYPGLMITSAVLYHVLHFFHITIDIRNVCVFLAPLFSSFTAIVTYHLTKELKDAGAGLLAAAMIAVVPGYISRSVAGSYDNEGIAIFCMLLTYYMWIKAVKTGSVYWSSMCALAYFYMVSSWGGYVFLINLIPLHVLVLMLTGRFSHRIYVAYCTVYCLGTILSMQISFVGFQPVQSSEHMAAFGVFGLCQIHAFVDYLRSKLNAQQFEVLFKSVISLVGFILLSVGAVLMLTGKISPWTGRFYSLLDPSYAKNNIPIIASVSEHQPTTWSSYYFDLQLLVFMFPVGLYYCFNNLSDARIFIIMYGVTSMYFSAVMVRLMLVLAPVMCILSGIGVSQVLTTYMKNLDVSRPDKKSKKQQDSTYPIKNEVASGMILVMAFFLITYTFHSTWVTSEAYSSPSIVLSARGGDGSRIIFDDFREAYYWLRHNTPEDAKVMSWWDYGYQITAMANRTILVDNNTWNNTHISRVGQAMASTEERAYEIMRELDVSYVLVIFGGLTGYSSDDINKFLWMVRIGGSTDTGKHIKEHDYYTPTGEFRVDREGSPVLLNCLMYKMCYYRFGQVYTEAKRPPGYDRVRNAEIGNKDFELDVLEEAYTTEHWLVRIYKVKDLDNRGLSRT; encoded by the exons ATGACCAAGCTGGGCTTCCTGCGTTTGTCCTATGAGAAACAGGACACGCTGCTGAAGCTACTGATCCTGTCTATGGCCGCTGTCCTCT CATTCTCCACCAGGCttttctctgtgttgaggtTTGAAAGTGTCATCCATGAGTTTGACCC GTACTTCAACTACCGTACCACCCGCTTCTTGGCAGAAGAAGGATTTTATAAGTTTCACAACTGGTTTGATGACAGGGCTTGGTATCCTCTGGGGAGGATCATTGGTGGCACCATTTATCCGG GACTGATGATCACGTCTGCTGTCCTGTACCATGTCCtacattttttccacatcacAATTGACATCCGTAATGTCTGCGTCTTCTTGGCTCCCCTGTTCTCCTCATTCACCGCCATAGTCACGTACCACTTAACCAAGGAGCTGAAG GATGCAGGTGCTGGGCTCCTGGCAGCTGCCATGATTGCAGTGGTGCCTGGTTACATCTCTCGTTCTGTTGCTGGCTCCTACGATAATGAAG GTATTGCCATCTTCTGCATGCTGTTGACCTACTACATGTGGATCAAGGCTGTGAAAACAGGCTCAGTGTATTGGTCATCCATGTGTGCGCTGGCTTACTTCTACATG GTTTCCTCCTGGGGTGGCTACGTGTTCCTCATCAACCTTATTCCCCTCCACGTCCTGGTTCTGATGCTCACAGGCCGATTCTCACACCGCATATATGTGGCTTACTGCACAGTCTACTGCCTGGGCACCATCCTCTCCATGCAAATCTCTTTTGTTGGTTTCCAG CCGGTGCAGTCATCGGAGCACATGGCAGCCTTTGGCGTGTTTGGCCTCTGCCAGATCCACGCCTTTGTGGACTACCTGCGCAGCAAACTCAATGCTCAGCAATTTGAGGTGCTGTTCAAGAGCGTCATCTCTCTGGTGGGCTTTATCCTGTTGTCTGTAGGTGCTGTTCTCATGCTGACAG GTAAAATCTCTCCGTGGACCGGGCGTTTCTACTCCTTGCTGGACCCCTCCTATGCCAAGAACAATATCCCCATCATCGCCTCTGTGTCCGAGCACCAGCCCACCACCTGGTCTTCATACTACTTTGATCTGCAGCTCCTAGTCTTCATGTTCCCAG TCGGTCTGTACTACTGTTTTAACAACCTGTCGGATGCCAGGATCTTCATCATCATGTACGGAGTCACCAGCATGTACTTCTCAGCTGTCATG GTGCGTCTGATGCTGGTACTCGCTCCAGTCATGTGCATCCTGTCAGGCATCGGCGTGTCCCAGGTTCTGACCACTTACATGAAGAATTTGGACGTCAGCCGGCCAGACAAAAAGAGCAAGAAGCAGCAGGATTCCACCTACCCAATCAAAAATGAG GTTGCCAGTGGGATGATTCTGGTAATGGCTTTCTTCCTCATCACGTACACGTTCCACTCTACCTGGGTGACCAGCGAAGCCTACTCCTCTCCATCGATTGTCCTGTCAGCCCGTGGAGGCGACGGCAGCCGCATCATCTTTGATGACTTCAGAGAGGCCTACTACTGGCTCCGCCACAACACTCCTGAG GATGCCAAAGTCATGTCATGGTGGGATTACGGATATCAGATAACTGCCATGGCTAATCGAACCATTCTAGTGGACAACAACACATGGAACAATACTCACATCTCCAGAGTTGGACAG gccATGGCATCCACAGAGGAAAGGGCCTATGAGATTATGAGAGAGCTTGACGTCAGTTATGTTCTGGTCATCTTTGGAGGGCTGACGGGCTACTCTTCAGATG ACATCAACAAGTTTCTGTGGATGGTCCGTATTGGAGGAAGTACAGACACAGGCAAGCATATCAAGGAGCACGACTACTACACTCCCACCGGAGAGTTCAGGGTGGACCGCGAGGGCTCGCCAGTCCTGCTCAACTGCCTCATGTACAAGATGTGTTACTACCGCTTTGGCCAGGTCTACACAGAGGCCA AGCGCCCACCTGGTTATGACAGAGTGAGGAATGCTGAGATTGGGAACAAAGACTTTGAACTGGATGTACTGGAGGAGGCCTACACAACAGagcactggctggttaggatATACAAG GTGAAAGATCTGGACAATCGGGGTCTTTCAAGGACATAA